The Gemmatimonadota bacterium DH-78 region AGCCGGTGACGCGCGACGTCGCCGACCGACCAGCTGGAGACACCATGCCGAAGATGAAGACGAACCGGGCCGCGGCGAAGCGCCTCAAGCGCACCGCATCCGGCAAGCTCAAGCGCCACAAGGCGAACCATAGCCACATCCTGACGAAGAAGGACCGCAAGCGGAAGCGTCGTCTCCGCTCGGCGGCCCTCGTCGACAAGGCGGATCAGGGTCGTATGGACCGGCTCGTTCCCTACGGCAAGTAAAGGAGACCGACGATGCCTCGTACCAAGGGCGCGGTCCCGCGCAATGCTCGCAAGAAGAAGATCTTCAAGGCCGCCAAGGGCTACTTCGGCGGCCGGAAGAACCTCTACCGGACCGCGAAGGACGCGGTCGAGAAGGGGTGGGAGCACGCGTATCGGGACCGGAAGAAGAAGAAGCGCAACTTCCGCCGTCTGTGGATCGCGCGGATCAACGCCGCCAGCCGGGAGCACGACATGTCGTACTCGCGGTTCATGAACGGCCTGAGCCGTGCCGGCGTCGAGCTCGACCGCAAGGCGCTCGCCGACCTGGCCGTCCGCAGCCCCGAGGCCTTCGCGGCGCTCGTGGATCGGGCCAAGGAGAGCCTCGCCGAGGCCTCCTGACCGAGCGGTTCCGGATGTGTCCGGTTCTTCGCGGGGGCTCCACGGCATCGACCGTGGGGCCCCCGTTCGGCTCCCCCTTCCGTTTCGTCCGAGAAGATGATCATGAGTGACGCAGCTTCCCTCGTCGAGCAGCTCGAATCGCTGGCTCGCGAGGCCGTCGATGCCCTCGAATCCGCCGCCGACTCGGAGTCGATCGAGGCGATTCGCATCCGCTTCCTCGGCCGCAAGGAGGGTCGAATTTCGGGGGTGCTGCGCGGGCTCGGAGGGCTCGATCCCGCCGATCGCCCCCAGGTGGGCGCCGCCGCGAATCGGGTGAAGGGGCAGCTCGAGGCGCGCCTCGACGAGCGCCTGGAGGCGCTGGCCGGTGCAGCCGATCAGGAGAGCGCACCCGACCTCACGCTGCCGGGGCGGGGGAGCTGGGAGGGCGGGCGACACCCCGTCACACGCGTGATGGACGAGATATGGGACGTCTTCCGCGCGATGGGATTCAGTCGGGCCCGCGGTCCCGAGGCGGAGACCGAGTGGTACAACTTCCAGGCGCTCAATACGCCCCTGGATCATCCGGCCGCCGACGAGCAGGATACGCTCTATCTCGAGGACTCCGTGCTGCTGCGAAGTCACACCTCGCCGGTGCAGATTCGCACGCTGGAGCAACACGAACCCCCGATTCGGATTCTGGCACCGGGGTGGGTGTATCGTCGCGACACCTACGACGCCACCCACACGCCGGCCTTCCTTCAGGTGGAGGGGCTGGTGGTGGACGAAGGGATCACCTTCGTCGATTTCAAGGCCACCCTCGCCGAGTTCGCACGGCGCATGTGGGGGCCGGGCACCCGCATCCGATTGCGCCCCTCCTTCTTCCCCTTCACCGAACCGAGTGCGGAGGTGGATGTGAAGCGGGTGATCACCCGCGACGACGGGTCGACCCACGAGACCGACTGGATCGAGATCATGGGCGCCGGCATGGTGGACCCGGCCGTGCTCGACGCCGCCGGGGTGGACTCGGAGCGCTACACGGGGTTCGCCTTCGGCATGGGCCCGGGCCGGATCGCCATGGTCAAGTACGGCGTGGACGACCTGCGCACCTTCTTCGAAAACGACGTGCGGTTTCTGCAGCAGTTCGTGCCCGGAGGCACCCGATGAACGTCTCGCTCGGATGGCTCCGCGCCCTCGCCCCCGGGGTGGAATCGGATCCCGAGGCCCTCTCGGAGCGTCTCGCCGCGCTCGGATTCCCGGTGGAGGGCGCGGTCGCCCACGGGGCCCTCCTCGGCGACATCGTCGTGGGTCGCGTGGTCGAGGCCGGCCAGCACCCCAATGCCGATCGCCTCTCGCTCTGCAAGGTGGACGCGGGTGGCGACGAGTTGCTGTCGGTGGTCTGCGGCGCACCGAACGTGCGGGCGGGCGGGATCTATCCGTTCATCCCGGTGGGCGGCGTGCTCCCCGGGGGGATGAAGATCCGCAAGGCGAAGATTCGGGGTGAGCGTTCGTTCGGCATGCTCTGTTCCGCCAAGGAGTTGGGGCTCGGCGCCGATCACTCGGGG contains the following coding sequences:
- the pheS gene encoding phenylalanine--tRNA ligase subunit alpha — translated: MSDAASLVEQLESLAREAVDALESAADSESIEAIRIRFLGRKEGRISGVLRGLGGLDPADRPQVGAAANRVKGQLEARLDERLEALAGAADQESAPDLTLPGRGSWEGGRHPVTRVMDEIWDVFRAMGFSRARGPEAETEWYNFQALNTPLDHPAADEQDTLYLEDSVLLRSHTSPVQIRTLEQHEPPIRILAPGWVYRRDTYDATHTPAFLQVEGLVVDEGITFVDFKATLAEFARRMWGPGTRIRLRPSFFPFTEPSAEVDVKRVITRDDGSTHETDWIEIMGAGMVDPAVLDAAGVDSERYTGFAFGMGPGRIAMVKYGVDDLRTFFENDVRFLQQFVPGGTR
- the rplT gene encoding 50S ribosomal protein L20 gives rise to the protein MPRTKGAVPRNARKKKIFKAAKGYFGGRKNLYRTAKDAVEKGWEHAYRDRKKKKRNFRRLWIARINAASREHDMSYSRFMNGLSRAGVELDRKALADLAVRSPEAFAALVDRAKESLAEAS
- the rpmI gene encoding 50S ribosomal protein L35 → MPKMKTNRAAAKRLKRTASGKLKRHKANHSHILTKKDRKRKRRLRSAALVDKADQGRMDRLVPYGK